A single window of Eleginops maclovinus isolate JMC-PN-2008 ecotype Puerto Natales chromosome 19, JC_Emac_rtc_rv5, whole genome shotgun sequence DNA harbors:
- the kcnk3b gene encoding potassium channel subfamily K member 3 — MKRQNARTLALIISILTYLVVGAAVFETLESKQEKSHKRKLDARKHELMRKYNLSKGDFEELEHVVLQLKPHKAGVQWKFAGSFYFAITVITTIGYGHAAPSSDSGKVFCMFYALLGIPLTLVMFQSLGERINTFVRYLLHQAKKCLGMRQTAVSMANMVTVGFFSCLSTLCVGALAFSHCEGWSFLHAFYFCFITLTTIGFGDYVALQRDDALQNDPRYVAFCFVYILMGLTVIGAFLNLVVLRFLTMNTEDERRDARQRALMSTGKPRGEVAQLLPLSALTSVAEDATKAKDLKGVYTEVLHFQTICSCLWYRSKEKLRGSIPQELTLSNPYMQQSSNCPHYVEPGSTGCVCSPRQCSSNSSITTGLNLLSPFRMFKRRSSV; from the exons ATGAAGAGGCAAAACGCCCGGACCCTCGCCCTCATCATCAGCATCCTCACCTACCTGGTGGTGGGGGCGGCCGTGTTTGAGACCCTGGAGTCGAAGCAGGAGAAGAGCCACAAGAGGAAGCTGGACGCCAGGAAGCACGAGCTCATGCGTAAATACAACTTATCCAAAGGGGACTTCGAGGAGCTGGAGCACGTCGTCCTGCAGCTCAAACCGCACAAAGCCGGAGTGCAGTGGAAGTTTGCGGGATCCTTTTACTTCGCCATCACTGTGATCACCACCATAG GTTACGGCCATGCGGCGCCGAGCAGCGACTCGGGGAAAGTGTTCTGCATGTTCTACGCCCTCCTGGGGATCCCGCTCACGCTGGTCATGTTCCAGAGCCTGGGGGAGCGGATCAACACCTTCGTCAGGTACCTGCTGCACCAGGCCAAGAAGTGCCTTGGCATGCGTCAAACGGCCGTGTCCATGGCAAACATGGTGACGGTGGGCTTCTTCTCCTGCCTCAGCACGCTGTGTGTCGGGGCCTTGGCGTTCTCCCACTGCGAGGGATGGAGCTTCCTGCACGCCTTCTACTTCTGCTTCATCACGCTCACCACCATCGGCTTCGGGGACTACGTGGCCCTGCAGAGGGACGACGCGCTGCAGAACGACCCTCGCTACGTGGCCTTCTGCTTCGTCTACATCCTCATGGGGCTCACGGTGATCGGCGCCTTCCTGAACCTGGTGGTGCTGCGCTTCCTGACCATGAACACGGAGGACGAGCGCCGGGACGCCAGGCAACGGGCGCTCATGTCCACCGGTAAACCCCGAGGAGAGGTGGCTCAGCTGCTTCCCCTCTCGGCCTTGACCTCTGTAGCAGAAGACGCCACGAAAGCAAAGGATTTGAAAGGCGTCTACACCGAGGTGCTGCACTTCCAGACTATATGCTCCTGCTTGTGGTACAGGAGCAAGGAGAAGTTGCGTGGCTCCATCCCTCAGGAGCTGACCTTATCAAACCCCTAcatgcagcagagcagcaaCTGTCCTCACTACGTGGAGCCAGGGTCGACGGGATGCGTTTGCAGTCCACGACAATGCTCGAGCAATAGCTCCATAACGACGGGCCTGAACCTCTTATCTCCTTTCAGGATGTTTAAGAGACGCAGCTCTGTTTAA